A region of the Coregonus clupeaformis isolate EN_2021a unplaced genomic scaffold, ASM2061545v1 scaf0505, whole genome shotgun sequence genome:
agaccagggaggttatccaatgcctcgcaaaaaaaggcatctattggtagatgggtaaacatttaaaagcagacattgaatatccctttgagcatggtgaagttattaattatactttggatgttgtatcaatacacccattcactacaaagatacaggcatccttcctgccagagaggaaggaaaccgctcagggatttcaccacgaggccaatggtgactttaaaacagttacagagtttaatggctgtgataggagaaaactgaggatggatcaacaacattgtagttactccacaatagtaacctaaatgacagagtgaaaagaaggaagcctgtatagaattaaaatattccaaaacatgcattctgtttgcaataaggcagtaAAGTAAAactaaaaaatgtggcaaagaaattaacttttgtcCTGGATACAAAGCgttgtgtttggggcaaatccaacacaacacatcactgagtaccactcttcatattgtcAAGCAGACTGGATTTTTtaggtggctgcatcatgttatgggtatgcttgtcattggcaagggagttttttttggataaaaagaaacggaatagagctaagcacaggcaaaatcctaaaggaaaacctggttcagtctgctttccaacagacactgggagtcaagttcacctttcagtaggacaataacctaaaacacaaggccaaatatacactggagttgcttaccaagacaacattgaatgttcctgagtgacttagttacagttttgacttaaatcggcttgaacatctatggcaagacttgaaaatgtctgtctagcaatgatcaacaaccaacttgacagactttttaaaataataatgtgcaaatattgtataatccaggtgtgcaaaactcttagagacttacccagaaagactcacagctgtaatcgctgccaaaggtgattctaacatgtattgactcaaagGTGTgaatagatatttctgtatttcattttcaatatattatcaaacatttctaaaaacctattttcactttgtcattatggtgtatcgtgtgtagatgagtgagaaaaatatatatttaatccattttgaattcaggctgtaacaacaaaatgtggaataagtcaaggggtatgaatactttctgaaggcactgtatatcaactATCATCATAAGATGTTATCATGAATGAGAAGGTTTACTGTGAAATCATACAGGCACATTTTCTTTTCCCTAAAGGTTAGCTGAAAAACCATAAAAGAAAGACCTAAGATGGTTCCTATTCACAAACAATAACAACTTGTTTTTGTTGGGGGGGGTTTTCAGCTTCGACCCCAGGATAAAGGTGTTCACCAACGGTTCTCTGGCCATCCAGGCCATGACAGAGAAAGACGATGGGGACTACCTGTGTGTGGCCCGAAACAAGATGGGGGACGACTACATGCTACTGAGGGTTAACGTGCTGACCAAGCCGGCCAAGATTGAGCAGAAGCAGCTGCTGGCCAGTCAGAAGGTCTGTCTTTTGTCTTAGTTTTCTTTATGTAAATAATgggagcgtcccaaatggcaccctattccctgtatagtgcactacttttgaccagagccctatgggcctttgtcaaaaatagtgcactatataggggttAGGGTGCCATATGGGGCACAACCGTGGTGTTTTTAATGTGATGTTTTAATGTGTTATGTCATGCATATTTTTCGGTTGATTTTCTgtctaatataataataataataaaaaattaattgtaaagtggttgtcccactggctatcataaggtgaatgcaccaatttgtaagtcgctctggataagagcatctgctaaatgacgtaaatgtaaatgtaatgtacgaTTGGATAAATAATACATCTTTTTGAATTGGCATTTGAAGGTGATGTATGGAGGAGACCTGAAGGTGGATTGTGTAGCATCTGGCCTCCCCAACCCTGAGATCCGCTGGGCTCTGCCGGACGGCACCATGATCAACACACTCAAACAGACGGATAGTAGGGTTAGAGGTGGGCGCATCCGCAGGTACATGGTGTTTGTTGAATCACATCAACTTTACACATACCGTAATATGTTATTGAATCACATTAACTGCACAGTCGATAAGAATAATAACACTATTTTCAAACAGTCACCCAACCCCTCCCACCCCCCAGATATGTGGTGTTCGACAACGGGACGCTATACGCCAACGACGTGGGGATGAGAGAGGAAGGAGACTATACCTGCTACGCTGAGAACCAGATAGGGAAGGATGAGATGAAGGTTCACGTCAAGGTCGTGGCGGACCCTCCGATCATCAGAGACAAAACTCAAAGCCCTGAAGTCATCAGGGTTCTCTATGGGGAGACCGTGTCACTGAAGTGCACCTCCAAGGGAGAGCCGACCCCAGTCATCACATGGCTCTCCCCTACTAACCGGGCCATTGCCTCCTCCTCCGATAAGTACCAGGTCCATAATGATGGTACATTAGTGGTCCAGAAGGCTCAACGCTTTGATGCTGGTAACTACACCTGCACATCTAGAAACAGTGCCGGCCAGGACCACAAAGTCACCAGGGTGGACGTCCTTGTGACGCCGCCAACCATAAACGGACTGAGAGGTATGGTCAACACTAGAGTGACGGCTATAAGGGACCAGCGCACCATGCTGGCCTGCGAGGCCGTGGGGACACCCATCCCCCGGGTTACGTGGGTATTACCAGAGAACATCATCCTCCCGGCGCCGTACTACGGCAGCAGAATGACGGTGCATCGTAATGGTACATTGGATATACGTTCGCCGAAGGGGACCGACTCGGCTCAGCTGACCTGCATTGCACGCAATGAGGGTGGGGAGGCCAGGCTGATGGTCCACCTGGAGGTtagagagatggtagagaggCCGCAGCTCAGAGGACCCAAAACAGAGAGCCTCTCTCTAACGGTGGGCGGTACCATGACCCTGAACTGCTCCTTTGAAGGAGGCCCAGCACCCCCAACGGTAACATGGATCCTCCCTAATGGTTCCCCCCTCATGAGCGGTGCCCAGTTGTCCAAGTTCTTCCACCGACCTGACGGCTCCTTGGTCATCACTAACCCCTCTGTCTCTGAGAGTGGTATGTACCGCTGCCTGGTGAGGAATGTAGCCGGGTTAGTGGAACGTACCATTACTCTAGCCCCGGAGAGGAAACCAGAGATCAATAACCGCTACAACTCCCCCATCAGTATTATGAATGGGGAGAGCCTCCAACTCCACTGTCTCTCCACGGGGGACCCCCTCCGGCTGACTTGGACCCTGCCCAGTGGGGTGGTCCTGGGGCGGCCACAGAGAGCCGGTCGCTACGCTGTCCTGGCCAATGGAACGCTCGCCATCCAGCAGGCGTCCGTCTACGACCGCGGCTCCTACGTCTGCCGAGCGGCCAACGAGTACGGCAGCGCCCTGCTCTCCGTGCCTGTCATCATCATCGCGTACCTGCCTCGCATCACCAACGGCCCTCCTCCCGTGATGTACGCTCGCCGCGGCGTGGCGGTCCAGCTGAACTGTGTTGCCACAGGGATCCCCCGAGCTGAGATTGCCTGGGAGACGCCGGACAGGACGCGGCTAGTGGTCAGCGCCCAGCCACGCCTCTTTGGCAACAAGTACCTCCACCCACAAGGCTCTCTCATCATCCAGAACCCCACACAGAGAGACCAGGGCTTCTACAAATGCACCGCCAGGAACGTAATAGGGGTTGATACTAAAGTAACCTATCTACATGTGGTCTGATTAGCCTTAGACAAATAGGATTTTCATCATATGCCCAAGAAACTGCCAAAGGAGCTGAGCACAGCCAATGCTTTTCATCCATTCACATGATGTTGGAGAGACTTTTAATCACTGTCAATGCAAGTAAAGATACATTTTCGAATCGGTAGCTAAACAACCGTGCTACTGTGTATGCAGTATCTGTTCTGTATGTGTCCTGTGCCGTCATTCAAGCCCATGTTTCAGCTGCATTTCAAAAACCATTTTGTGACAAAGCCATTTTTCACTCATCAAAAAACACTTTGGTATGAAGGACTTTAATGGAGAGCAAAAACTGTAGTACTATTATTTGTAGCATTTATACGGACTGTATATGAGAGCATATTACTTTTCATGTAGGTTGCTTCTCTTTTCCATCTCCTGCGCTGACAATGACAATTTATGTCAAACTGTGTAGATAAGCATAGCTAAATATCTTTTTATGTTCGATCGATGAAAATATTCTAAATTATATGCTGTTGATACAGAAAATATCCAACATTGCTGAGATGAGGACGATTTCAGGGGCCTAAGCAACAATGGTTGGTGTAACAATTATGAATAACCATCCATATCATCTTACAACCATCCATATCATCTTACTATCTTAATCAAAAGTATTTTTAAGGACTTGTAACCCTGCTATTTACAGGAGCGACTCACACATTACCGTAACTGTGATTATTGTACATGCAATATGGTTTAGATCTGCTTGCAACCCTCATAAGTGTCAACATCAGCTCATCAAATAATACTAATATGTTTTAACATGTCCTCATTATTAAATTATTTGTCTTTAAAAGACTGATGTATAGGAATTGTAAAAATTTTGAATAAAGAGAAGCTCAAAATCCATCGTCATCTTGTAGAATatgatttatatatttttttaattgtgGGGGGGgttgatcagctttaatattgcagatagattgtaacttccatcaatataattgtctgcatcacttccaatcccccatatgtttttttccccgcaaatatatatatatatatatatatacacatatacatacttATATAAGTTTGAGAAAAGActatggatgcatcccaaataggaaatagggtgccatttaggatgcatccatagtctatgggccctggtcaaagtaatgcactacaaagggtatagggtgcaatttgggacgggGGTAAGAACTTCGAACTAGGTCAGCAGGACAGATTAGGGAGCCGTCTTCCAAGAGTAAACATTTTCAAACGTAGCTCTGGGAATTATTATACAGTCATGGTCCCTCTTTTGCTAAAAGGAGAACCACCTGGTTGTGTGGGGGAAATCCCCTATTAGTTCACTGGTTTCCCTCTGAAAGAATTACAGATTTAACTATACAGACTTTAATTGTAATCGGCTTTCATGATTTATGAAATCCACTCACAACTTGAATTGGTGCAGTACCACTGTGAGAGGGATGACATAGAACATGTGTTTCTTTGACTATTGATGGACCTGCTCTTCAGTAAATGGCCCGTACAATTGGCTGTTGAGCCCGAATAATAAATCTTCCCTCTTTtgtttcaaataatcaaagaaatAAAGGCTTTAGCTATCTCTCACTGACCCAAGCCCAGGTCAAACACAGAGCAGAAACAACCTAGGGCCGCTGCTCACATCTTGGACACACCTGTGGTCCTGTCTCTGCCAGTAATATGGTGATGAAGTCGTCCATTTGCCATTACAGTACCTTATTGTCATCAGCACTAAGTACTGCAGTCTTGCCTTGTTTACAGTGTTTATATGACAATGTCTTTCCATCTCCACCTCCGCTCTGCCTTTAACATAGTTAACGTAAtgccctagagagagagagagagagagagagagagagagagagagagagagagagagagagagagagagagagagagagagagagagagagagagagagagagagagagagagagagagagagagagagagagagagagagagagagagagagagagagagagagagagagagagagagagagagagagagagagagagagagagagagagagagagagagagagagagagagactagacagATCATTGGTATTCCAGAGGCAGCTTTTACCCAGATGATGTTGATGCTACAGAATCAAGTGGATGGTGATTGGGGAAGGTCTAGGACTTTCCATTATCTGATTAAACACTAAAGATGTGGAGCACATTGTGGAAAGATTTTGGAGATTAACAGGGTTGAGTGAGGAAATTACGTTTCACTTTTAATAGGTTTATTTACCTGCACTTCCCTATACTTAtcaagaaaatatttattagatACAAGTGATTTTAGAAAATGAATAGGGAAGACTTGTGTTAGAGGTTCCTAAATCTGATTGACAAAATCAGAAACATATTTACAAAACATGGTCGTTTTGCTGTGTTGTGATTGTACAATCATAAATGTGACTTCATTTTAAAGAGATTCCGTGATAGTCTGTGTTCAGAACAACTCTAATCACAGGAGACAATCACCCTCAGTCTCCTGTGTTCTAGAGTCATGGGAGCAGAATAGAGGCCCTTTGGAACAGGCTGTGAATGCTAAATTCCACAATGATGAAAGCTGGAGTGTACCAAAACCCTCTTCCTCCCTGTGGTCTCTTAGATGTTGACAAATGCTGTTagatgtaatgtgtgtgtgtgtgtgtgatgatcaTGCACATGGAGGTTGTGTGTGATTCATGCAggcctatgtgtgtgtgagatgtatGCCTCGGTCTGTTCAGACACTGCGTGACTTTGCTAATTCATAAAATCAAGCCAAAAGACTCCAATTACATGGTATTCAATCAATTCAATCTCAGGACGAGCAGCATCCCTCAAAAGTTTTCTCAGTTGCCTGCCTCGCCCACAGACTAACCCAAAGTCAACTCAAAAGACTGCCTGGGCGGTGATGTCATTTGCTCCTATGGCTAGAGCAGGAGGTGTTTGGGAGTGTGGTGTGTTCCATGTTGAGGTGTGACCAGAGCACATTTATAACTTAACAGTGTCTGAGCTTGCAGGATAACATATGGCCCATAGATTACTGTAGTAACACAGGGAAAAGTAGCACCTGTAAATGCACAAACCTCTTGAGTGTAAAATGTAATCCTTTTACCATACATAGGAAACAATGACTGGGGAATAACTGCTATGGCTTTGTTGAGTGCGGGCTAGTTTCAACAGTGCAAACTGAATAGCCACCACAACAGTACAATGGCTGGCAGCCAGATGTTGCCAATGACTTAACGTAATTTATCCAAATTGAAATGTTTAACCAAAGACTCAGTAAAGGATCTTTCAAAAGAGGACAGCAACATCCATATGCTGATTTATTTGTTGATTATGACGTACAGCCACTATGCTGTCATAAATGCGTTAAACTCTGTGGTCGGCGCGTAAAGTAAGCTATGATTTTTATAATAACTCATGCTGTATCTTGCAGGTAGCAGGTGTTTTGCCGCGTTCATGTGTTAGTCGTATCCATGTGATAGTCGTATCTAGGAAACTCATACATTTCCGACTTACTATCTGGTAGAACGCGGCACGTGTATAATTACAACCACttatcaagtctgaaatttccgAGTTTCCTAGTTCTGATAGCACGTGAATGCGGCAAACGTTGAGCTTCACAGTGACGTCACACCAAACTAGCAAATTACTTCCTTGGAGATGACGGGCGCGCTCCGTCGTTAGGGACACTGCTGTGCGTAATACAGGTCAGCAATTAATCCAGGACATTGAAGAAGTTTAGTTGGTAATAGGTGTTATCAGCAATAGTAACAATGCCTCAAAATGCAATAGTTATCGTGCGCTACGGCCCATATGAATCGTGTGGAATCGTGGACCACAGAACGTTTCGTCTGATTGGCCTCCAAGGTAGATAGAATCCTTGGCTACATGCAAATAATAAACGTGCATATTGCAGTGTCATAAAGTGGCTTGCGTGCATTTATAAAGTGCCTTTTAGTTTTATATAAGTGGGCAATTAGTAGCCTACGTTTAGTTTTCCCGATAATAATAGCAGTTATCCATGTCTTCTAACTTTCCTAGCTGCATTGAAAGAGGATGGACATCAAAGTGTCTTGGAAAAAATGTCTGATTGGAACAAGGTGGAACTTGAGGTCAGTGGAGAATGTGTCTACACATGCAGCATAAAACAGCTGGAGTTTGGTAAATTCAATGTAGATACTGTAGCTTACTCTACCAAATTGTACAGAATCTTACCTGTGGTCAATTATGACTAATTTATCGTTTTAACAGAATGAGGTAAGCATACTGTAACTGAATGCACATTGATTTAACCGTTGTCCACTCTGATTGTGACATCATCTGTGAAAAACATCATTCAATAGCAGGGGTTTTCAACCCGGAGTCTGCCCTCCCCCTAGGGGTCCGCGAAAATAtatcaaaacaacaacaaaaaagtggatttttatttttttttatgaataTCGCTAGTAACAACAGAATATACGGGTGACATCAGCTACAGTTGGGCCACTTTTTGGTAAATCGTTTGGGACAATAATACAATACCATATATGCCTTTTCCATGTGTTTTTATGATTAATAATGACTGTTTTTGATAATTTTGTGTTGAAATTatttaataaaatataattatttaggCCCTACAGTTCTTGAAACATCAGCTCTGCCAACATTTGTTGCATGAGCAGTTTCAGGTAAAATGGGCCACAGCTTCAGGTAAAATGGGCCAGTCAAACTCCAAAGGGAAATAGTCATTTATCATCAATTTTAATTTTTAAAACACAGTTGCTTATACAGCCACATAACATTTAAACTGCATTAAACAAAAATTCATATGTGCCATTCAAAAAACATTTTGGGTGCAAACCCACATATTCAAATGTGCAATTAAAAAATCCATTTTGGAACAGCATAGATCAGTGAactgtcagtggtgtgtgtgtgtgtgtgtgtgtgtgtgtgtgtgtgtgtgtgtgtgtgtgtgtgtgtgtgtgtgtgtgtgtgtgtgtgaacaacacATTTAGAACAAAATGTGCATtcacaaaaatacaaaaattcACATTCCAAATTATTAACTGATATGTTTGTGTGAAAACTTTTCAAACACAGTCTTTGCAAATGAAGGGTAGCACATGATGTGCACATTCTTGCTTTTCAGTAGCTTAATAAATTCCAGATTATAGACGTGGCTACTGTGGCCGTCAAGGAGGAGAAGATGGGGCCTGGGGTCATCCCTGGGGGAGGGACTGAATGAACATTTGACCCCATTCCAGAAAGAGGTCAGAGGTAATCCAGCCATTGTCTGAACACCTTACGCTGGTGTTCTCCGGGCATCCCTGTAGCCACTCAGAACGAACACGCTTCCCCTTAAAAATAATTATTGTTCGACTGTATGTACCTTCTGCATTGAACGCTGCCAGACAAGTTGttgtctcccccttctctccggCACACACCTCCACACATGGCTGGCCAACCTGTCCA
Encoded here:
- the LOC123484950 gene encoding UPF0728 protein C10orf53 homolog — its product is MPQNAIVIVRYGPYESCGIVDHRTFRLIGLQAALKEDGHQSVLEKMSDWNKVELEVSGECVYTCSIKQLEFGGDGKLDPLCKEAVTAVQNAY